A genomic window from Megalobrama amblycephala isolate DHTTF-2021 linkage group LG2, ASM1881202v1, whole genome shotgun sequence includes:
- the LOC125262770 gene encoding serine rich and transmembrane domain containing 1: MSGMDGSVEEINGTEVSSESFLRFSPTSVSTGAAAVSYGRTANVYIYVSIFLSLLLFLLTLLIIALHRLKNIISSSSSYPECSSEAGSSFTNMEICSVSSQRSTVSSLS, translated from the coding sequence ATGTCTGGAATGGATGGGTCAGTGGAGGAGATAAATGGTACGGAAGTGAGCAGCGAGAGTTTCCTGAGGTTCAGCCCTACATCTGTTTCTACCGGGGCGGCCGCTGTCTCATATGGACGAACTGCCAATGTTTACATCTATGTCTCCATCTTCCTCAGCTTGCTGCTTTTCCTGCTTACCCTGTTGATCATTGCTCTCCACAGGCTGAAGAACATCATATCCTCTAGTTCTTCATACCCAGAATGCAGCAGTGAGGCCGGGAGCTCCTTCACTAACATGGAGATCTGCAGCGTTTCCTCACAGAGATCAACGGTGTCATCGCTGTCCTGA
- the LOC125262767 gene encoding regulatory factor X-associated protein yields the protein MSDSVHLSLVNTGKDGQTPAPGESSTTPSDQENFPYDAEDPGEESDVPEARDGAASPEELNDDETSGESENVPKTCIYDGCTETTTQVAKARKPWMCKKHRNKMYKDKYKKKKSDQAMSSGKIDEGSEERPVSVTKQRLGTMGDRPARPSLIEQVLNQKRLSLLRSPEVISFLQQQQRLLITQNRSQTQHNY from the exons ATGAGCGACAGCGTTCATCTTAGTTTAGTAAACACGGGTAAAGACGGCCAAACCCCCGCGCCCGGGGAGAGCAGCACCACCCCGTCCGACCAGGAGAACTTCCCGTACGACGCGGAAGACCCGGGCGAAGAGAGCGACGTGCCGGAGGCGAGAGACGGTGCGGCCAGCCCGGAGGAGCTCAACGACGACGAGACGTCTGGAGAGAGCGAGAACGTGCCCAAGACCTGCATCTATGACGGCTGCACGGAGACCACGACTCAGGTGGCCAAAGCCAGGAAACCCTGGATGTGCAAGAAACACCGGAATAAAATGTACAAGGACAAgtataagaagaagaaaagCGACCAGGCCATGTCATCGGGAAAAATAGAC GAGGGTTCGGAGGAGAGGCCTGTATCTGTTACTAAGCAACGGCTGGGTACCATGGGAGACAGACCAGCCAGACCCTCCCTGATAGAGCAGGTGCTGAACCAGAAGAGACTG TCTCTGCTGAGGAGTCCAGAAGTCATCAGCTTccttcagcagcagcagcgtttACTGATCACACAGAATCGGTCTCAAACACAGCACAACTACTGA